A genomic window from Euryarchaeota archaeon includes:
- a CDS encoding DNA primase: MYNVAQEGDKTNIDPSTTKYLIKAQIQADGVIEKPDVVGAIFGQTEGLLGNELDLRDLQKSGRIGRIEVDVDSKRGKSTGVITLPSSLDKVETAIMAAALESIDRVGPCRAEIKVLSIDDVRVTKRRQVADRAKQLLHSIVDGAKDDTSDLMEDVRAAVRTEELISYGPEKSPAGPNILKSDAILIVEGRNDVLNLLKNGIKNAVAVEGTNVPKSVVELSRERVATAFVDGDRGGDLILKELLQTAEVDFVARAPRGREVEELTQKQIMKCLRNKIPADQYVEMFKIEGVAPRTTEKSQKFQGRGPPPGRGERRDERDDRGRDRPERMGRPERQERPAWSEPEPAFEESRGVEAMAESTGAPEPGEDADDSAWTAEEPEKPTGARETNYLSVLNTLSGKLQAVVYDDAGVQVGEPIAVRDLADSLKRQTASIKAVVFDGVVTQRLLDIAAEKNISTLVGVKTGNITKRPASVEVVTKADLE, translated from the coding sequence ATGTACAACGTTGCTCAAGAAGGAGACAAAACGAACATAGACCCCAGTACGACGAAATACCTGATCAAGGCGCAGATCCAAGCTGATGGGGTGATCGAGAAGCCCGACGTCGTAGGCGCCATCTTCGGCCAGACGGAGGGCCTTCTAGGAAACGAGCTGGACCTACGCGACCTCCAGAAGTCGGGTCGGATCGGTCGTATCGAGGTGGATGTGGACAGCAAGCGCGGCAAGTCCACTGGCGTCATCACGCTTCCATCGAGCCTTGACAAGGTCGAGACGGCCATCATGGCGGCGGCCCTCGAATCGATCGACCGCGTAGGTCCCTGCCGGGCGGAGATAAAGGTCCTTTCGATCGACGACGTGCGCGTCACAAAGCGCCGCCAGGTGGCTGACCGGGCGAAGCAACTCCTCCACAGCATCGTGGACGGAGCGAAGGACGACACGTCGGACCTCATGGAGGACGTGCGTGCCGCGGTGCGCACCGAGGAGCTCATAAGCTACGGGCCCGAGAAATCCCCAGCCGGTCCCAACATCCTGAAGTCGGACGCCATACTGATTGTGGAGGGACGTAACGACGTCCTCAACCTGTTGAAGAACGGCATCAAGAACGCGGTCGCAGTCGAGGGCACGAACGTCCCGAAATCTGTGGTCGAGCTTTCCCGTGAACGCGTTGCAACAGCATTCGTCGACGGCGACCGTGGCGGAGACCTGATTCTCAAGGAACTGCTCCAGACGGCCGAGGTCGACTTCGTCGCTCGGGCACCCCGCGGCCGCGAGGTCGAGGAGTTGACCCAGAAGCAGATCATGAAGTGTCTGCGGAACAAGATCCCCGCGGACCAGTACGTCGAGATGTTCAAGATCGAGGGAGTCGCCCCCCGGACGACCGAAAAGTCCCAGAAGTTCCAGGGCCGAGGTCCCCCGCCGGGCCGTGGCGAACGGCGCGACGAGCGGGACGACCGCGGCCGGGATCGCCCCGAGAGGATGGGACGGCCCGAGCGCCAGGAGCGGCCCGCATGGAGCGAGCCGGAGCCTGCCTTCGAGGAATCGCGAGGCGTGGAAGCGATGGCGGAATCCACCGGGGCGCCGGAGCCTGGCGAGGACGCCGACGATTCTGCGTGGACCGCGGAGGAACCGGAGAAGCCGACGGGTGCCCGGGAGACGAACTACCTTTCCGTCCTCAACACGCTCTCCGGAAAACTCCAAGCCGTGGTCTACGACGACGCGGGAGTGCAAGTGGGCGAGCCGATTGCGGTGCGCGACCTCGCCGACAGCCTGAAACGCCAGACGGCGAGCATCAAGGCGGTCGTCTTCGACGGCGTGGTCACGCAGCGGCTTCTCGACATCGCGGCGGAGAAGAACATCTCGACACTTGTCGGCGTGAAGACCGGGAATATTACGAAGCGTCCCGCCTCTGTGGAAGTGGTCACCAAGGCGGACCTCGAGTAA
- a CDS encoding alanyl-tRNA editing protein, with protein sequence MTEVLYLKPWDPTSGSPSPNYIREFDAKVTKVTPDGWVLLDRTAFYAEGGGQPSDRGSLKWDGGECEIVDVSKKGVLKHKVKGTPPPEGAAVHGVIDWELRHRHMRMHTSQHTLSGVAWNLFKAKTAGNQIHATHSRVDFAPAKWSDQDVKRIEDECNRIFASALPVRISEKPRAELESALAGRSIIEAVPAAVKMLRVVEVGDYDSCPCGGTHVARTDEIGRMKIVEREYKGKDTERVVYELSP encoded by the coding sequence TTGACCGAAGTCCTCTACCTGAAGCCTTGGGACCCAACCTCCGGCAGCCCCAGCCCCAACTACATCCGCGAATTCGACGCGAAGGTGACGAAGGTGACACCCGACGGGTGGGTCCTCCTTGATCGGACTGCGTTCTACGCGGAGGGCGGCGGGCAACCGTCTGACCGCGGTTCGTTGAAGTGGGACGGTGGCGAGTGCGAGATCGTAGACGTCTCCAAGAAGGGTGTGCTGAAACACAAGGTCAAGGGGACGCCACCTCCAGAAGGGGCCGCCGTCCATGGCGTCATCGATTGGGAGCTACGTCATCGTCACATGCGCATGCACACGAGCCAGCACACGCTCTCCGGCGTCGCCTGGAACCTCTTCAAGGCAAAGACCGCCGGGAACCAGATCCATGCGACGCACAGCCGCGTGGACTTCGCCCCCGCGAAGTGGAGCGACCAGGACGTGAAGCGCATCGAGGACGAGTGCAACCGGATATTCGCGTCGGCACTTCCGGTGCGCATCAGTGAAAAACCACGCGCCGAGCTAGAAAGCGCCCTGGCAGGCCGCTCGATCATCGAGGCCGTGCCGGCCGCCGTGAAGATGCTACGCGTCGTCGAGGTCGGCGACTACGACAGTTGCCCCTGCGGCGGCACGCATGTTGCCAGGACCGACGAGATCGGCCGCATGAAGATAGTGGAGCGGGAGTACAAGGGCAAAGACACTGAGCGCGTCGTCTACGAACTTTCCCCGTGA
- a CDS encoding DUF167 domain-containing protein has product MEAAFRKAAVGFDLLVEVQPGSSTALFPAGFDAWRGRVKARVVSRAQDGAANEELLALVNAFFAPAGGTVELISGAKSREKTLRVTGVGLASAKRMVREGL; this is encoded by the coding sequence ATGGAGGCGGCCTTCCGAAAGGCCGCGGTGGGATTCGATCTCCTCGTGGAAGTCCAGCCCGGTTCCTCGACGGCTCTTTTTCCCGCCGGTTTCGATGCGTGGCGGGGTCGCGTGAAGGCGCGCGTGGTCTCCCGGGCCCAAGACGGGGCGGCGAACGAGGAGCTCTTGGCCTTGGTGAACGCGTTCTTCGCGCCAGCGGGCGGGACCGTCGAACTGATCTCGGGGGCCAAGTCGCGCGAGAAGACGCTCCGGGTCACCGGCGTCGGGCTTGCCTCGGCCAAACGCATGGTGAGGGAAGGCCTTTGA
- a CDS encoding DNA primase, which yields MKEEERLERIEKWLEALIEENREVPVVVEGAKDEAALRRLGLAGPIIRINAGSQIFTLCEGLARSHARAIVLVDWDRTGGRLARLLSEGLEANQVKADLGFRRRFVRLAQGEIKDIESAFTFIARLRETAAP from the coding sequence GTGAAAGAGGAAGAGCGGTTGGAGCGGATCGAAAAGTGGCTTGAGGCGTTGATAGAGGAGAACCGCGAGGTCCCGGTCGTGGTCGAGGGCGCAAAGGACGAGGCGGCGCTTCGTCGACTCGGACTTGCGGGGCCAATCATCCGGATAAATGCCGGTAGTCAGATCTTCACCCTCTGCGAGGGACTCGCCCGATCACACGCGCGGGCGATCGTCCTTGTCGACTGGGACCGCACGGGCGGGCGTCTGGCGCGGCTCCTTTCCGAAGGGCTTGAGGCGAACCAGGTGAAGGCCGACTTGGGTTTCCGCCGCCGATTCGTCCGGTTGGCACAGGGTGAGATCAAGGATATCGAGAGCGCGTTCACTTTCATCGCCCGGCTGCGGGAGACCGCCGCGCCGTAG
- a CDS encoding UPF0058 family protein codes for MHKDELIQMHTLLCQLKNYFELNGAEISKFADYKAMNVSPLHVHRSKSDHKRAIFTLGKELAEHVSTSDLSNPAKVSHRMASMAGRLEKLKAQ; via the coding sequence ATGCACAAGGACGAACTTATACAGATGCACACACTACTCTGTCAACTGAAGAACTACTTTGAGTTGAACGGAGCAGAGATAAGCAAGTTCGCGGACTACAAAGCGATGAACGTCAGCCCGTTGCACGTTCACAGGTCCAAGTCGGACCACAAGCGGGCGATATTCACGCTGGGCAAAGAGCTCGCTGAACACGTATCAACCAGCGATCTTAGCAACCCTGCAAAGGTCTCCCACCGGATGGCCTCCATGGCCGGTCGGTTGGAGAAGTTGAAGGCGCAATAG
- the rimI gene encoding ribosomal protein S18-alanine N-acetyltransferase translates to MRNFHPEDLFPVLRLANRTLDENYDGGLFLHLADLYPDGFIIAEVNGKVVGFIVGVVERAYEARILILAVEDDYRKQGIGSKLCNLFMDRFRQGGIRKVKLEVRVSNQGAIGLYEKLGFETKKVLAKYYADGEDAYLMSRPI, encoded by the coding sequence TTGAGGAACTTCCACCCGGAGGACCTTTTCCCTGTGCTGCGCCTGGCCAACCGCACCCTTGACGAGAACTACGACGGTGGCCTCTTCCTGCACTTGGCCGACCTGTACCCGGACGGGTTCATCATCGCGGAGGTCAATGGGAAGGTCGTGGGGTTCATCGTCGGCGTCGTGGAGAGGGCCTACGAGGCTAGGATACTCATCCTGGCGGTGGAGGACGACTACCGGAAGCAAGGCATCGGCTCGAAGCTTTGCAACCTCTTCATGGACAGGTTCCGGCAGGGGGGGATCCGCAAGGTGAAACTGGAGGTCCGCGTATCGAACCAGGGGGCCATCGGTCTCTACGAGAAGCTTGGCTTCGAAACGAAGAAGGTGCTGGCGAAGTATTATGCTGACGGGGAAGACGCCTACTTGATGTCAAGACCGATCTGA
- a CDS encoding DNRLRE domain-containing protein: MFVSGGAVGSHTPASGDPGGILGLPAVPYCPEVSITGSFPGWCVLVEDENLPSGNNYGNDTEVNSKSPDRVHGNLTLLNLSRGPSDLNTGVFVTFNLSKLPTNATLVTAAQQPTGSNIAINPQAFSAFLRLYVSTYLGDTSNQVMDVYEANATWDDWKATWNNQPRAGALLQSRGTNCSTGAPPNTSPTTPALASCPTTQEFDVTTTIQTWRDHPQSYNGWVLVDNARGSIPTIENTITFFSNNDTDRQHHPKLFVSIDKNIPAFSDLRFNGRIQTYANRNQSFNLTFTAFDPKGDLRDVRIIVRNDTGQLFLNESVFYNHTGPTFFRNGPFNFSDGRYHVNVTAVDSDRNWNVTAFRSDWNFTIESVKPNVTQVEVSKRSAAQDEAINFTINLTDNGGIAYGDLLLTRFPGNDTQTVRLLKNSTDEFGNGTYYANLTDWAAGFYSGRFRGVDIAGNVNESEVFNFTITDNIDPMIGSVMTDAPTRDGTLFQEAGANLTFEVNVTDASLTGVTLVINRTGGNVTRIAMGPARGNWTAAVSLVATGRYSFSVNATDAFGHASESAPTLLDIIPREPPRFSALTPKDATYATAHPRMTATVTDANLDPDDIRMFVSENLQEERQVPAVIVVQPGGLATIVFEQASYFHQDLITVRVAASDRLGTSAEAVWNFTVDAQAPRTEAAIAEFYRVSGDVLAISPKEAIALNAEDSGSGVAFTTVAISRGDGTPFASLTYDGPFSFDEEFGGVEPDRFELRYLSSDLAGNVEDTSTLRLLVDGSRPLILHAPKNGSIRAKVTDAGVGIREAAVFYRTEEGSYVKENLFPIAGSSDEYGADLQPYPRGTTVFYYIVATDFIGNKMSSASAATPHSFTEPNHAPKVAIVVPLADSVLLGTERISWETTDPDSQPIVVDVSIRPTTVVGFTLLAERQEGTGDKNFDTRLFPDGTYELRVQASDTLVSSIASINIRINNTGLVTSRINVSTQAPAIGGNVKITATIFTPTRSVKAIVYRDSVLSAAIEMRDDRTGGDAVPEDGVFTATYRVPTKGNYRVDIETTLQDGSTEIIESAQTFTVETSLQQDIGSNATLIMAAAVAVGLIVAGAFVFLRFTGRV; the protein is encoded by the coding sequence GTGTTTGTAAGCGGCGGGGCCGTCGGGAGCCATACGCCGGCAAGCGGGGATCCCGGCGGCATCCTCGGTTTGCCTGCCGTCCCGTACTGCCCGGAGGTCTCGATTACGGGATCCTTTCCCGGTTGGTGCGTCCTCGTCGAGGACGAGAACCTCCCCTCAGGCAACAATTATGGAAACGACACGGAAGTGAATTCAAAAAGCCCGGATCGTGTCCATGGGAACCTCACTCTCCTCAACCTTTCCCGCGGGCCAAGCGACTTGAATACCGGGGTCTTCGTGACTTTCAACCTTTCCAAATTGCCGACCAACGCCACCCTCGTGACGGCGGCCCAGCAACCGACGGGCTCGAACATAGCCATCAACCCGCAGGCCTTCAGTGCATTCCTTCGACTCTACGTCTCGACTTACCTCGGAGATACAAGCAACCAAGTCATGGACGTCTACGAGGCAAACGCGACGTGGGACGATTGGAAAGCGACCTGGAACAACCAACCGCGGGCGGGTGCCCTCCTTCAAAGCCGCGGAACGAATTGCTCGACGGGAGCCCCGCCAAACACCAGCCCGACGACTCCTGCTCTTGCGAGTTGCCCGACAACCCAAGAATTCGACGTAACGACCACGATCCAGACATGGCGCGATCATCCGCAAAGCTACAATGGGTGGGTCCTCGTGGACAACGCGCGGGGCAGCATCCCGACGATCGAGAACACCATCACATTCTTCTCCAACAACGACACCGATCGCCAGCACCACCCCAAGCTCTTCGTCTCCATCGATAAGAACATCCCCGCGTTCTCGGACTTGCGCTTCAACGGGCGCATCCAGACCTACGCGAACCGCAACCAATCGTTCAACCTCACGTTCACCGCGTTCGACCCGAAAGGCGACTTGCGCGATGTCCGCATCATCGTCCGAAACGATACGGGGCAGCTGTTCCTCAACGAAAGCGTCTTCTACAACCACACGGGGCCGACGTTCTTCAGGAACGGCCCGTTCAACTTCTCCGACGGCCGCTACCACGTGAACGTGACGGCCGTCGATTCAGACCGCAACTGGAACGTCACGGCGTTCAGGTCAGATTGGAACTTCACCATAGAATCCGTCAAGCCGAACGTGACGCAGGTGGAGGTGTCGAAGCGAAGCGCCGCCCAGGACGAGGCGATCAACTTCACGATAAACCTCACGGACAACGGCGGCATCGCGTACGGGGACCTCTTGCTCACGAGGTTCCCGGGCAACGACACGCAGACCGTGAGGCTCCTGAAGAACTCCACGGACGAGTTCGGGAACGGCACGTACTACGCGAACCTCACGGATTGGGCCGCGGGGTTCTACTCCGGAAGGTTCCGGGGGGTCGACATCGCGGGGAACGTCAACGAGAGCGAGGTGTTCAATTTCACGATCACGGACAACATCGACCCCATGATCGGAAGCGTCATGACAGACGCCCCCACGCGGGACGGGACGCTCTTCCAAGAAGCGGGCGCGAACCTCACTTTCGAAGTGAACGTGACCGACGCCTCACTCACCGGCGTCACACTAGTCATCAACCGGACGGGAGGAAACGTCACCAGGATCGCAATGGGACCTGCGAGGGGGAACTGGACGGCGGCCGTCTCGCTCGTCGCGACGGGCCGATATTCCTTCAGCGTCAATGCGACGGACGCATTCGGACACGCGAGCGAAAGCGCCCCGACGCTCCTTGACATCATCCCGAGGGAACCCCCAAGGTTCTCCGCGCTCACGCCCAAGGACGCGACGTACGCGACGGCGCATCCGAGGATGACGGCCACGGTGACGGACGCGAACCTCGACCCCGACGACATCCGCATGTTCGTCTCGGAGAACCTCCAGGAGGAACGACAGGTCCCCGCCGTCATCGTCGTACAGCCCGGGGGCCTCGCGACGATCGTCTTCGAACAGGCATCGTACTTCCACCAGGACCTCATCACGGTGCGAGTCGCCGCGTCGGACAGATTGGGCACCAGCGCCGAGGCCGTTTGGAACTTCACGGTGGACGCGCAGGCGCCGAGGACCGAGGCGGCGATTGCGGAGTTCTACCGGGTGAGCGGCGACGTCTTGGCGATAAGCCCGAAGGAGGCGATAGCGTTGAACGCGGAGGACTCAGGCTCCGGCGTCGCCTTCACCACCGTCGCGATAAGCCGCGGCGACGGCACCCCGTTCGCCTCGCTCACCTACGACGGACCGTTCAGCTTCGACGAGGAATTCGGCGGCGTCGAGCCCGACCGGTTCGAACTCCGCTACCTCAGCTCCGACCTGGCCGGAAACGTCGAAGACACGTCGACCTTGCGGCTGCTCGTCGACGGGTCGCGACCGCTCATACTTCACGCGCCGAAAAACGGAAGCATCCGGGCGAAGGTGACGGACGCAGGCGTCGGCATCAGGGAAGCGGCCGTCTTCTACAGGACCGAGGAGGGCAGTTACGTGAAGGAGAACCTATTCCCCATTGCCGGTTCGAGCGATGAGTACGGCGCGGACCTCCAACCGTACCCTCGCGGCACGACGGTCTTCTACTACATCGTGGCCACCGACTTCATCGGGAACAAGATGAGTTCGGCGAGTGCCGCGACGCCGCATTCGTTCACCGAACCTAACCACGCGCCGAAAGTGGCGATAGTCGTCCCGCTCGCGGACTCGGTCCTTCTTGGCACGGAAAGGATATCGTGGGAGACGACGGATCCCGATAGCCAACCCATAGTCGTCGACGTCTCCATCCGGCCGACGACGGTCGTCGGTTTCACGCTGCTCGCCGAGAGGCAGGAAGGGACGGGAGACAAGAACTTCGACACGCGCCTTTTCCCCGATGGGACGTATGAACTGCGTGTCCAGGCGTCGGACACGCTCGTCTCGTCCATAGCGTCGATAAACATCAGGATAAACAACACGGGCCTCGTGACGAGCCGCATCAACGTCTCGACGCAAGCGCCGGCCATCGGCGGGAACGTGAAGATCACCGCGACCATATTCACGCCGACGCGTAGCGTCAAGGCGATAGTGTACCGGGACTCGGTGCTCTCAGCTGCCATAGAGATGCGTGACGACCGCACCGGCGGCGACGCCGTGCCCGAGGACGGCGTCTTCACCGCGACCTACAGGGTGCCCACGAAGGGGAATTACCGGGTCGACATCGAGACGACGCTTCAGGACGGTTCCACCGAGATCATCGAATCGGCCCAGACGTTCACGGTCGAGACGTCGCTGCAGCAAGACATCGGCAGCAACGCGACTCTCATCATGGCCGCCGCCGTGGCGGTCGGGCTCATAGTCGCGGGGGCGTTCGTGTTCCTCCGCTTCACCGGTCGGGTCTGA
- the serB gene encoding phosphoserine phosphatase SerB codes for MTGHLVGVHLLGKDRIGLIADVSGTISERHGNIVRVEETSIEGVMVMFMVVDLLYARNAAESRRLASRLKRALEKKGVKATLSPMPQAELTHDDGRRPVVVTILGADKVGVMHAITGTIAKRGLNIERMRHVAQGDFMAFEIVVEAKTSELDGLRSALRSTCEEIGVDAVIQPDSIYRTRRRLVVFDMDSTIVEGEMINELARSAGAESAAKEITDRAMEGKMDFKAALKARVRLLRGMPVAEVERIAEKVKLQPGSRELLRTLKAMGFRTALVSGGFSMFTDRIRDDLGFDHAYSNRLVVRNGRLTGEVAGDIIDSVKKWEIVDALAAREGLSHDEIVAVGDGANDRIMVKNAGLGIAFNAKDVLKRVAHGSISRENLAGLLFALGATDADIERFKAAGKKHAPRAKRPGHPVGKKATKPDRSKRNARREGRTP; via the coding sequence GTGACCGGCCACCTCGTCGGCGTGCATCTACTCGGCAAAGACAGGATAGGGCTCATCGCCGACGTCTCCGGCACCATCAGCGAGCGCCACGGAAACATCGTCCGCGTGGAGGAGACCTCCATAGAGGGTGTCATGGTGATGTTCATGGTGGTCGACCTTCTCTACGCACGAAACGCCGCCGAGAGCCGACGGCTTGCGTCGAGGCTCAAGAGAGCGCTGGAAAAGAAAGGCGTCAAGGCCACTTTGTCGCCCATGCCGCAAGCGGAACTCACGCATGACGACGGTAGGAGGCCCGTCGTCGTGACGATCCTCGGCGCGGACAAGGTGGGAGTCATGCACGCGATCACCGGCACCATCGCAAAACGCGGCCTCAACATTGAGCGCATGCGCCACGTAGCGCAAGGCGATTTCATGGCCTTCGAGATAGTCGTCGAGGCGAAAACATCGGAACTCGATGGCCTACGCTCCGCCTTGCGCTCCACTTGCGAGGAGATCGGCGTCGACGCGGTCATCCAACCGGACTCCATCTACAGGACGCGTAGGCGCCTGGTCGTTTTCGACATGGATTCCACCATCGTCGAAGGCGAGATGATCAACGAACTCGCCCGCTCTGCCGGCGCCGAATCGGCAGCGAAGGAGATCACCGACCGGGCGATGGAAGGGAAGATGGACTTCAAGGCCGCGCTCAAGGCCCGGGTGCGGCTCTTACGCGGCATGCCCGTCGCGGAGGTGGAGCGCATCGCCGAGAAGGTGAAACTGCAACCCGGAAGCAGGGAACTGCTTCGCACACTCAAGGCGATGGGGTTCCGGACCGCCCTCGTCTCCGGCGGCTTTTCCATGTTCACGGACAGGATAAGGGACGACTTGGGTTTCGACCACGCCTACTCGAACCGGCTTGTCGTCCGTAACGGCCGCCTCACCGGGGAAGTCGCCGGCGACATCATCGACTCGGTGAAGAAATGGGAGATCGTGGACGCTTTGGCGGCGCGGGAAGGGTTGAGCCATGACGAGATCGTGGCGGTGGGTGACGGCGCGAACGACAGGATAATGGTGAAAAACGCCGGCCTGGGGATAGCTTTCAACGCCAAGGATGTCCTGAAGCGGGTCGCGCACGGGAGCATCAGCCGAGAGAACCTCGCGGGATTGCTCTTCGCCCTCGGCGCCACAGACGCCGACATAGAACGGTTCAAGGCGGCGGGGAAGAAGCATGCGCCGCGGGCGAAACGGCCGGGCCACCCGGTCGGGAAAAAAGCCACCAAGCCCGACCGGTCGAAGCGAAACGCTCGACGTGAGGGAAGAACGCCGTGA
- a CDS encoding NYN domain-containing protein, producing MHRAAIFIDGGYLDNVKRTTFGPNPPPLDFHSMGEHAARPDERLRTYYYHCLPPHESPPSESDSRRFGAAETFFNRLRRLPRFEVRLGKLARRDGRFEQKRVDILFAVDLVRMSWGRHIATAGLFTGDSDFVPAVHAAKDAGILVKLFYSRGAIHDELYEACDERIEMDRDWLRQFLLG from the coding sequence ATGCACCGAGCCGCGATCTTCATCGATGGAGGCTATCTCGACAACGTAAAGAGGACTACGTTCGGGCCGAACCCTCCGCCATTGGATTTCCATTCCATGGGGGAGCACGCCGCGCGACCCGATGAGCGCCTGCGGACATACTATTACCATTGCCTCCCGCCACACGAAAGCCCCCCTTCAGAAAGCGATTCGCGCCGGTTCGGGGCGGCAGAGACGTTCTTCAACCGCCTTCGCCGACTTCCACGGTTCGAGGTCCGTCTGGGTAAGCTCGCACGACGAGACGGACGGTTCGAACAGAAGCGCGTCGACATCCTCTTCGCGGTCGATCTTGTCCGGATGAGTTGGGGTCGCCACATCGCGACGGCGGGTCTCTTCACCGGGGACAGCGACTTTGTTCCCGCGGTCCACGCCGCCAAAGACGCAGGAATACTGGTGAAATTGTTTTATTCCCGGGGCGCTATCCACGATGAACTCTATGAGGCGTGCGACGAGCGAATCGAAATGGACCGGGATTGGCTGCGCCAGTTTCTCCTCGGGTGA
- a CDS encoding mechanosensitive ion channel, producing MRRNSVVALLLFIMLSPAVSAGVALVPQFSAKLAALPPGGSADFVWTFVNEDFDAYQVVVSPPELGDGWNATAFPQAFTAASGSTTNITVRVTAPTQRQPPVHSEITALVYNQSLGVSHIVKGKFAAEVRFQPLVLALFENPLPAPLNNEYGVFLLDIFFWAAVGIWVVLFQDPIIRLLAGRAPKWVVNNIIVRLRGPVLALIVFFGAVQSLHSLPQTPVISTISQISRALLIGVIAYVVYLFVHSFLFFYGEHVAKKTTTKLDDVLVPLLDKISAVGIGIGAILYYLGTLGFDLTVFLAGSFILTTVIAFAAQDTISNFFSGVFLLLDQPFAEGEEIMLESGEYVRVERIGLRSTRLYHGKNHELIVVPNNQLASKRVVNLGYPDQKYRVFVKFGVAYGTDPEKVRKVVLGVITSHEKVVKDPVYPAFVQLSELGDSSVNFIAGFLVDSFRDRYAVRSDVTEGIYKALMKEKIEIPFPQRVVRLMKEG from the coding sequence ATGCGCCGGAACAGCGTCGTCGCGCTCTTGCTTTTCATCATGCTTTCTCCTGCGGTAAGCGCCGGGGTGGCGCTCGTGCCGCAGTTCAGCGCGAAGCTAGCCGCCCTGCCGCCCGGCGGCTCGGCAGATTTCGTATGGACGTTCGTGAATGAGGATTTCGATGCGTACCAGGTCGTCGTGTCTCCGCCCGAACTCGGCGACGGATGGAACGCGACGGCTTTCCCGCAAGCCTTCACGGCCGCCAGCGGCTCGACGACGAACATCACGGTGCGCGTCACGGCGCCGACGCAGAGGCAGCCGCCGGTGCATTCCGAGATAACGGCCCTCGTCTACAACCAATCCCTCGGCGTCTCGCACATCGTCAAGGGCAAGTTCGCGGCCGAGGTCCGTTTCCAGCCGCTCGTTCTCGCTCTTTTCGAGAATCCGCTTCCTGCGCCCTTGAACAACGAGTACGGTGTTTTCCTCCTGGACATCTTCTTCTGGGCGGCGGTGGGGATATGGGTAGTGCTTTTCCAGGACCCTATCATCAGGCTGCTTGCCGGGCGGGCTCCGAAGTGGGTCGTCAACAACATCATCGTGAGGCTACGCGGGCCGGTGCTCGCCCTCATCGTCTTCTTCGGGGCCGTCCAATCCCTCCACTCGCTCCCCCAGACCCCGGTCATATCTACGATCAGCCAGATCTCGCGCGCCCTCCTCATAGGTGTCATCGCCTACGTCGTCTACCTCTTCGTCCATAGTTTCCTCTTCTTCTACGGAGAGCACGTCGCGAAGAAGACGACCACGAAGCTCGACGACGTCCTCGTTCCGCTTCTCGACAAGATAAGCGCCGTCGGCATCGGGATCGGGGCGATCCTCTACTACCTTGGGACCCTCGGCTTCGACCTCACTGTGTTTCTTGCGGGCTCCTTCATCCTCACGACCGTCATCGCCTTCGCCGCCCAGGACACCATATCGAACTTCTTCTCGGGCGTCTTCCTCCTTCTTGACCAGCCGTTCGCGGAAGGCGAAGAGATAATGCTCGAAAGCGGCGAGTACGTGAGGGTCGAACGGATAGGCCTTAGAAGCACCCGTCTTTATCACGGGAAGAACCACGAGCTCATCGTGGTACCGAACAACCAGCTTGCGTCGAAGCGGGTCGTGAACCTCGGTTACCCGGACCAGAAGTACCGCGTCTTCGTGAAATTCGGCGTCGCCTACGGGACCGATCCCGAAAAGGTCCGTAAGGTCGTCCTCGGCGTCATCACCTCGCATGAGAAGGTGGTGAAGGACCCGGTGTATCCGGCTTTTGTCCAGTTGAGCGAACTCGGCGACAGCTCGGTGAACTTCATCGCGGGTTTCCTCGTCGATAGTTTCCGCGACCGTTACGCCGTGCGCTCCGACGTGACGGAGGGAATCTACAAGGCGCTCATGAAAGAGAAGATAGAGATCCCGTTCCCGCAGCGCGTCGTGCGGTTGATGAAGGAAGGGTGA